A region of Campylobacter armoricus DNA encodes the following proteins:
- the ftsZ gene encoding cell division protein FtsZ produces the protein MNEYLVEEMQHAKGAKIKVIGCGGGGGNMIDHMVNMGLHDLDLISANTDAQAIAKSLAKTRIQLGEKKTKGLGAGMQPEIGAESARESFEEVKAALSQSDIVFISAGLGGGTGTGAAPVVAQAAKEVGALTVSVVTMPFAFEGKQRKKLAEAGLAELKKESDSIIVIQNEKLLSILPKKAGIKEAFKLVDDILARAVRGMVSILLEDGDINVDFADVRTVMSHRGLALMGVGHGEGENAIMDALSSAIESPLLDGMTMKGVKGVIIHYKIGPECSLIEISQATQSISDIADENAKVIFGATTDESMGDRVEVTIIATGFEDKVEAESAKEQEESKKNSYMNLRKASGGFDEEVISQLDVPAFLRRQMD, from the coding sequence ATGAACGAATATCTAGTAGAAGAAATGCAACACGCAAAAGGTGCAAAAATTAAGGTCATAGGCTGCGGTGGCGGTGGCGGAAATATGATAGATCATATGGTAAATATGGGTTTGCATGATCTTGATCTTATTTCAGCAAATACTGATGCACAAGCTATAGCAAAATCTTTAGCAAAAACTAGAATTCAACTTGGTGAGAAAAAGACTAAAGGTTTAGGTGCTGGAATGCAACCTGAAATAGGAGCAGAAAGTGCTAGAGAAAGTTTTGAAGAAGTTAAAGCAGCTTTAAGTCAAAGCGATATAGTATTCATTTCAGCAGGTCTTGGTGGTGGAACTGGCACAGGTGCAGCTCCTGTTGTAGCACAAGCTGCTAAAGAAGTAGGTGCATTAACAGTTTCAGTTGTAACCATGCCTTTTGCTTTTGAAGGAAAACAAAGAAAAAAATTAGCTGAAGCTGGTTTGGCTGAATTAAAAAAAGAAAGTGATTCTATTATTGTAATTCAAAATGAAAAACTTCTTAGCATACTTCCAAAAAAAGCAGGTATAAAAGAAGCATTTAAACTAGTAGATGATATTTTAGCTAGAGCTGTTAGAGGTATGGTATCTATACTTTTAGAAGATGGCGATATTAATGTAGACTTTGCTGATGTTAGAACCGTTATGAGTCATAGAGGTTTAGCTTTAATGGGCGTAGGACATGGTGAAGGTGAAAACGCTATCATGGATGCATTATCAAGCGCTATAGAATCTCCGTTATTAGATGGTATGACTATGAAAGGTGTCAAAGGCGTAATTATACATTATAAAATTGGTCCTGAATGCTCATTAATAGAAATTTCACAGGCTACTCAAAGTATTAGTGATATAGCAGATGAAAACGCAAAAGTAATCTTTGGCGCAACTACTGATGAGAGTATGGGAGATCGTGTTGAAGTAACTATTATTGCAACAGGTTTTGAAGATAAAGTCGAAGCAGAAAGTGCTAAAGAGCAAGAAGAAAGCAAAAAAAATAGTTATATGAATTTGCGTAAAGCTAGCGGTGGTTTTGATGAAGAAGTAATCTCACAATTAGATGTTCCAGCTTTCTTGCGTCGCCAAATGGATTAG
- a CDS encoding peptidylprolyl isomerase, with amino-acid sequence MLTWMQHHKKYLVITIWISVIAFVGAGFVGWGSYDFNTDRSNSIAKVGKEKISYEEFNLKYSQLFNYYSQLNNGNYTQEQAKKDGLDTLAINELIQEKLLLSYAKTLGLEVSEEEVAYDLAHQKIFHNASGVFDKKLYYSILSRNNYTSKAYEKLIHDELLLKKINMILNLQVKNEELDMFGASFLMQDRLKIQVIHASNNIVINEDELKQTWEKNKELYKTQKNYELATYFLKPNEEKIDDKELQTYYDENKNNYKDFSGKILSLEQSKNQIIKDMKLAKLKLKANENYVALRKNELSFDQNISISDADIYYPLELIQKSKEGDFIKPFKFKDGYMIAKIVKINPAQIMSFEQAKNEVKKLYIKEKTKSLLEEKAKLALENFQGIDIGTYSRDSTKTAKVGEMMNDTEFSEFLMQVFDSNKIKSYVLFDNKAVVYEIIEQTLENKNKEEIYKIIIEQSARQTKQSLLKEELLKKLIELYPIQRYYKGNTN; translated from the coding sequence ATGCTCACTTGGATGCAGCATCATAAAAAATATTTAGTTATTACTATTTGGATTAGCGTTATAGCTTTTGTTGGAGCCGGTTTTGTAGGCTGGGGAAGTTATGATTTTAACACAGATCGTTCTAATTCTATCGCAAAAGTTGGTAAAGAAAAAATAAGCTATGAAGAATTTAATCTTAAATATTCTCAATTATTTAACTATTATTCTCAACTAAACAATGGCAATTACACTCAAGAACAAGCTAAAAAAGATGGCCTAGACACTTTAGCTATTAATGAATTAATACAAGAAAAATTACTTCTTTCTTACGCAAAAACTCTTGGTCTAGAAGTAAGTGAAGAAGAGGTTGCATATGATTTAGCTCATCAAAAAATCTTCCATAATGCATCTGGTGTTTTTGATAAAAAATTATATTATAGTATTTTATCTAGAAATAACTACACCTCAAAAGCTTACGAAAAGCTTATCCATGATGAATTACTACTTAAAAAAATCAATATGATTTTAAATCTACAAGTTAAAAACGAAGAACTTGATATGTTTGGTGCTAGTTTTTTAATGCAAGATAGATTAAAGATTCAAGTAATTCACGCGAGTAATAATATCGTAATTAATGAAGATGAATTAAAACAAACTTGGGAAAAAAACAAGGAGCTTTACAAAACACAAAAAAATTATGAACTAGCTACTTATTTTTTAAAACCAAATGAAGAAAAAATTGACGATAAAGAACTTCAAACTTATTATGATGAAAATAAAAACAATTATAAAGATTTTTCTGGAAAAATTTTAAGTTTAGAGCAAAGTAAAAATCAAATTATAAAAGATATGAAATTAGCTAAATTAAAACTTAAAGCAAATGAAAATTATGTAGCTTTAAGAAAAAATGAACTTAGTTTTGATCAAAATATTTCTATAAGTGATGCTGATATTTACTATCCTTTAGAACTTATACAAAAGAGCAAAGAAGGCGATTTTATTAAGCCTTTTAAATTTAAAGATGGCTATATGATAGCCAAAATTGTTAAAATCAATCCAGCTCAAATAATGAGTTTTGAACAGGCTAAAAATGAAGTTAAAAAACTTTATATCAAAGAAAAAACAAAATCTCTTTTAGAAGAAAAAGCTAAACTTGCTTTGGAAAATTTTCAAGGCATAGATATAGGAACTTATAGTAGAGATTCTACAAAAACTGCTAAAGTTGGAGAAATGATGAATGATACAGAATTTAGTGAATTTTTAATGCAGGTTTTCGATTCTAATAAAATAAAATCCTATGTTTTATTCGACAACAAAGCAGTTGTTTATGAAATAATAGAACAAACATTAGAAAATAAAAACAAAGAAGAAATTTATAAAATTATTATAGAACAAAGTGCAAGACAAACAAAACAATCTCTACTTAAAGAAGAATTGTTAAAAAAACTTATAGAATTATATCCGATACAACGCTATTACAAAGGAAATACAAATTGA
- a CDS encoding glycosyl transferase family 90, with the protein MADSRFMMNVKGIAKSFIPRKIYQNQLQNIFKKLLKSKNIDNITTRLNYYNLQNNFFDIKKFENYEKIGKFPFKKTSYAYDAYAISKYFNDDFLWIKGFGDISYNLKYPSIAKSRPVENGFNNIILKLDKNRHFDFIQDKNQFEDKKDLLFFRGAIYQPHRIKFFEKYFDNPRCDIAHVGGRKIQAEKWIKNLNFKISRAYQTQFKFLLSLEGNDVASNLKWAMKTNSLILAPKMRYETWFMEGKLLPNEHFALIDDDYENVEALLDYYLANPHRAKEIIQNAHAYIEQFLDEKIEFYIGILVLAKYFYYSKQLDLPKDIIDLFD; encoded by the coding sequence ATGGCAGATTCTAGATTTATGATGAATGTTAAAGGTATAGCTAAAAGTTTTATACCTAGAAAAATTTATCAAAATCAATTACAAAATATTTTCAAAAAGCTTTTAAAATCAAAAAATATAGATAATATAACTACTCGTTTAAATTATTACAATCTACAAAATAATTTTTTTGATATAAAAAAATTTGAAAATTATGAAAAAATAGGAAAATTTCCTTTTAAAAAAACTTCCTATGCTTATGATGCTTATGCAATCAGTAAGTATTTTAATGATGATTTTTTGTGGATTAAAGGTTTTGGAGATATTAGTTATAACCTTAAATATCCAAGTATAGCCAAATCAAGACCAGTTGAAAACGGCTTTAATAATATCATTTTAAAATTAGACAAAAATAGACATTTTGATTTTATACAAGATAAAAATCAATTTGAAGATAAAAAAGACTTGCTTTTTTTCAGAGGTGCAATTTATCAACCACATCGTATTAAATTTTTTGAAAAGTATTTTGATAATCCTCGTTGTGATATCGCTCATGTTGGTGGCAGAAAAATTCAAGCTGAAAAGTGGATTAAAAATTTAAATTTTAAAATCAGCAGAGCTTATCAAACTCAATTTAAATTTTTACTTTCATTAGAAGGTAATGATGTAGCAAGCAACTTAAAATGGGCTATGAAAACAAATTCTTTGATTTTGGCACCAAAAATGCGTTATGAAACTTGGTTTATGGAGGGAAAATTACTTCCTAATGAACATTTTGCTTTAATTGATGATGATTATGAAAATGTAGAAGCTTTGCTTGATTATTATCTAGCTAATCCACATAGAGCAAAAGAAATCATTCAAAATGCTCATGCTTATATAGAGCAATTTTTAGATGAAAAGATAGAATTTTATATAGGAATTTTAGTTTTGGCTAAGTATTTTTATTATTCAAAGCAACTTGATTTGCCAAAAGATATTATTGATTTATTTGATTAA
- the ispG gene encoding flavodoxin-dependent (E)-4-hydroxy-3-methylbut-2-enyl-diphosphate synthase: MMRYKTRQIKVGNVLIGGDAPISVQSMLFTKTRDVDGCLEQLNRLYFAGANIVRLACLDMVDARALKEIKAKSPLPLIVDIHFNYKLAVFCADFIDGVRINPGNIGSKENIKEVVQACKQRQIPIRIGVNHGSIEKQFSDKYGYNIQAMLESALYNIKLLEDLDFFDIKISMKTSDVQNTIKAYEALRPLCDYPFHLGVTEAGTKFHSTIKSSIALGNLLLKGIGDTMRVSMTGELEEEIKVARAILQDSGVQKSGVNIISCPTCGRIQSDLIKAIKIVEEKTKHIKEPLNISVMGCVVNALGEAKGADVAIAFGKNQGLIIRHGEVVAKLKEDELVDRFLLEVEDEVKLREKD, from the coding sequence ATGATGAGATATAAAACAAGACAAATAAAAGTAGGCAATGTTTTAATAGGTGGCGATGCGCCCATTTCAGTACAATCTATGCTTTTTACTAAAACAAGAGATGTTGATGGTTGTTTAGAGCAGCTTAATAGGCTTTATTTTGCAGGTGCTAATATAGTGCGCTTGGCATGTTTGGATATGGTAGATGCAAGAGCTTTAAAAGAAATTAAAGCAAAAAGTCCTTTACCTTTAATAGTAGATATACATTTTAATTATAAATTAGCGGTTTTTTGTGCTGATTTTATTGATGGAGTAAGGATTAATCCAGGCAACATAGGTTCAAAAGAAAATATCAAAGAGGTAGTGCAAGCTTGTAAGCAAAGGCAAATTCCTATTCGAATAGGAGTAAATCATGGCTCTATAGAAAAGCAATTTAGTGATAAATATGGCTATAACATCCAAGCTATGCTTGAAAGTGCTTTATATAATATAAAATTATTGGAAGATTTGGATTTTTTTGATATAAAAATTTCTATGAAAACTTCAGATGTGCAAAATACCATAAAAGCTTATGAAGCCCTAAGACCGCTTTGTGATTATCCATTTCATTTAGGGGTTACTGAAGCAGGGACCAAATTTCATAGCACTATAAAAAGTTCTATTGCTTTAGGGAATTTACTTTTAAAAGGTATAGGTGATACTATGAGAGTTTCTATGACAGGGGAGCTTGAAGAAGAAATAAAAGTAGCAAGAGCAATTTTACAAGATAGTGGAGTGCAAAAAAGTGGTGTAAATATCATCTCATGTCCAACTTGTGGAAGAATTCAAAGTGATTTAATCAAAGCGATTAAAATAGTAGAAGAAAAAACTAAACATATAAAAGAGCCATTAAATATAAGCGTTATGGGCTGTGTAGTAAATGCTTTGGGTGAGGCTAAGGGCGCTGATGTGGCAATTGCTTTTGGTAAAAATCAAGGCTTAATTATAAGACATGGTGAAGTGGTTGCTAAACTTAAAGAAGATGAACTTGTAGATAGATTTTTACTTGAAGTGGAAGATGAGGTAAAGCTTAGAGAAAAAGATTAA
- a CDS encoding nicotinate phosphoribosyltransferase, which produces MNSSLLCDFYELSMAYAYFKQNMHRQIVYFEVFFRKAPDNASYAVFCGLEQIIEHINNFSFSKSDMDFLKNTQKFDNEFLNYLSTLRFSGDILSVKEGECIFTNETLMIIKAPIIEALLLETFTLLTLNHQCLIATKASRIAQVAKEKLLLEFGSRRAHGDSAALNGARAAFIGGFHASACTLAGKKFNIPISGTMSHAWIQMFDDELSAFRTYCQTYKDNISLLIDTYDYKRGIENAILVFNELNAENTMQNYSIRIDSGNLLKISKFIRKKLDLAGLKKCKIVASNALDEFIIEKLLKNKAPIDAFGIGEKLITSASSPIFGAVYKLVAIEKNGEIIPKIKISASSNKTTLPHFKKLIRYYKNDKANFDILYAHDENIKNYQDFIAKNLHESIFKNGKLVYKVPSLKNIQDYHKKNIANLDIKLKKLQNPSIYKVKISKKLQNLQKKYLEKINLFL; this is translated from the coding sequence ATGAATTCTTCATTATTATGTGATTTTTACGAATTGAGTATGGCCTATGCTTATTTTAAACAAAATATGCATAGGCAGATTGTTTATTTTGAAGTTTTTTTCAGAAAAGCTCCTGATAATGCCTCTTATGCTGTTTTTTGTGGATTAGAACAAATTATAGAACACATAAATAACTTCTCCTTTTCTAAAAGTGATATGGATTTTTTAAAAAACACTCAAAAATTTGATAATGAATTTTTAAACTATCTTTCAACTTTACGCTTTAGTGGAGACATATTGAGCGTAAAGGAAGGTGAATGCATTTTTACAAATGAAACCTTGATGATTATTAAAGCACCTATAATAGAGGCTTTATTATTAGAAACTTTCACACTTTTAACATTAAATCACCAATGTTTAATTGCCACCAAAGCTAGTAGAATCGCTCAAGTGGCAAAAGAAAAATTACTTTTAGAATTTGGCTCTCGTAGGGCTCATGGAGATAGTGCTGCTTTAAATGGTGCTAGAGCTGCTTTTATAGGTGGTTTTCATGCAAGTGCTTGTACTTTAGCTGGAAAAAAATTTAACATTCCTATTAGTGGAACCATGTCGCATGCTTGGATACAAATGTTTGATGATGAATTAAGTGCTTTTAGAACATATTGTCAAACTTATAAAGATAATATAAGTCTTTTAATTGACACTTATGATTATAAAAGGGGTATTGAAAATGCTATTTTAGTTTTTAATGAACTAAATGCTGAAAACACTATGCAAAATTATTCTATTCGCATTGATTCAGGAAATTTACTTAAAATATCTAAATTTATTAGAAAAAAACTAGATCTTGCGGGCTTAAAAAAATGCAAAATTGTAGCTAGCAATGCTTTAGATGAGTTTATCATTGAAAAATTATTAAAAAATAAAGCCCCTATTGATGCTTTTGGAATTGGAGAAAAACTTATCACTTCAGCAAGTTCGCCTATTTTTGGTGCTGTATATAAACTTGTAGCAATCGAAAAGAATGGTGAAATTATTCCAAAAATAAAAATTAGTGCGAGTTCAAACAAAACAACTTTACCACATTTTAAAAAGCTTATAAGATACTATAAAAACGATAAGGCAAATTTTGATATTTTATACGCACACGATGAAAATATCAAAAACTATCAAGATTTCATAGCAAAAAATTTACATGAATCTATTTTTAAAAATGGAAAATTAGTTTATAAGGTTCCTAGCTTAAAAAATATACAAGATTATCACAAAAAAAATATTGCTAATTTAGATATTAAGTTAAAAAAACTTCAAAATCCAAGTATTTATAAAGTAAAAATTTCTAAAAAATTACAAAATTTACAAAAAAAATATTTAGAAAAAATTAATCTTTTTCTCTAA
- the ftsA gene encoding cell division protein FtsA: MNILGIDLGSIQTCAILAQKNEEGLKIIGFGKSKSNGIKKGAITNIELASKSIEEAVADAQMMSGVHYDKVIVSISGAYAKSVDSIGVVNIPNQEIGIKEIHRAVSTAKHTANIPSGYEIIHVLPYNFKVNDLEHVEDPLGMSGNRLEVSTHIVISQEVHIKNLKKAVELADLRVDNIVLSGYASSIACFDDSEKELGAILIDMGGAVCDMVIHAGNSIRYNECLQIGSVNITNDLSIALHTPPKEAEKLKLNYASLVQNENSIIQIPYMGDEKRKNEVSVEVISNVIYARIEETIIILAKMLSDNTCANQAGAGIVLTGGMTKFAGLDKLASAYFDNKAVRIATAKKDTMDGFKEIFEDAENSCAIGLCLYGGGHFTPYELDSNEKLRYKGEPEFINKQIRQNLTMEENEEENKNFEEIFQNQNDFEDEKTELAKVETKKEKKAGFMHNFWNKLINQF, encoded by the coding sequence TTGAATATCTTAGGAATTGATTTAGGTTCAATACAAACTTGTGCAATATTAGCACAAAAAAATGAAGAAGGTTTAAAGATTATTGGTTTTGGTAAATCCAAATCTAATGGTATTAAAAAAGGAGCAATAACAAATATAGAACTTGCTTCAAAATCCATAGAAGAAGCAGTAGCCGATGCACAAATGATGTCAGGCGTGCATTATGATAAAGTTATAGTATCTATTTCAGGTGCCTATGCTAAAAGCGTTGATAGTATAGGTGTTGTAAATATTCCAAACCAAGAGATAGGAATTAAAGAAATTCATAGAGCGGTTAGTACAGCTAAACACACAGCTAATATACCAAGTGGATATGAAATCATTCATGTATTGCCTTATAATTTTAAAGTCAATGATCTTGAGCATGTTGAAGATCCTTTGGGAATGAGCGGAAATCGTCTTGAAGTTTCTACACATATTGTAATTTCGCAAGAAGTGCATATAAAAAATTTAAAAAAAGCAGTTGAGCTTGCAGATCTTAGGGTAGATAATATAGTTCTTTCAGGCTATGCATCTTCTATAGCTTGTTTTGATGATAGCGAGAAAGAACTAGGTGCTATTTTAATTGATATGGGTGGAGCAGTTTGTGATATGGTAATCCACGCAGGTAATTCTATACGCTATAATGAATGCTTACAAATTGGATCAGTTAATATCACAAATGATTTATCTATAGCCTTACATACTCCTCCAAAAGAAGCTGAAAAACTAAAATTAAATTACGCATCTTTGGTTCAAAATGAAAATTCTATTATACAAATTCCATATATGGGTGATGAAAAAAGAAAAAATGAGGTTTCAGTTGAAGTTATTTCAAATGTAATATATGCAAGAATAGAAGAAACTATCATTATACTAGCTAAAATGCTAAGTGATAATACATGTGCTAACCAGGCAGGTGCTGGTATAGTCTTAACTGGAGGTATGACAAAATTTGCTGGACTTGATAAACTTGCTTCAGCTTATTTTGATAATAAAGCTGTTAGAATAGCAACCGCAAAAAAAGATACTATGGACGGCTTCAAGGAAATTTTTGAAGATGCTGAAAATAGTTGTGCCATAGGTCTATGTCTATATGGTGGTGGGCATTTTACTCCTTATGAATTAGATTCTAATGAAAAACTAAGATACAAAGGAGAACCTGAATTTATTAACAAACAGATCAGACAAAACCTCACCATGGAAGAAAATGAAGAAGAAAATAAAAATTTTGAGGAAATTTTTCAAAATCAAAATGATTTTGAAGATGAAAAAACAGAATTAGCAAAAGTTGAAACCAAAAAAGAAAAAAAGGCAGGTTTTATGCATAATTTTTGGAATAAACTAATAAACCAGTTCTAA
- the rsmH gene encoding 16S rRNA (cytosine(1402)-N(4))-methyltransferase RsmH: MQSPHIPVLLQEVLDTFSDFNDGDFLDCTLGYGGHSKALLQAHEKLNLIACDKDLEALKFSKEFLKNYQNRIKLKHTGFKEILHQIPTQNLRGILADIGVSSLQLDKNDRGFSINSDFLDMRMDQNNPLSAKEVINSYSKEALEQIFKDYGDLTPVAAMLAQKIIKARSQKEITSAKELSQIIGNAKLKGRNISLVLLVFQALRIEVNNELGELRQLLENIEKAKLKNCKLAIISFHSLEDRMVKNTFKKWEKDCICDARAMKCECGNNHSLGKILSKKAISASKDEISYNNRSSCARMRIFYFR; this comes from the coding sequence TTGCAAAGTCCGCATATTCCTGTTTTATTACAAGAAGTTTTAGATACTTTTAGTGATTTTAATGATGGAGATTTTTTAGATTGTACTTTAGGTTATGGGGGGCATTCTAAAGCTTTATTACAAGCACATGAAAAATTAAATTTAATTGCTTGTGATAAAGACTTAGAAGCTTTGAAGTTTTCTAAAGAATTTTTGAAAAATTATCAAAATAGAATAAAATTAAAACATACTGGTTTTAAAGAAATATTACACCAAATTCCTACGCAAAATTTGAGAGGAATTTTAGCTGACATTGGTGTGTCTTCTTTACAGCTTGATAAAAATGATAGAGGATTTTCAATCAATTCTGATTTTTTAGATATGAGAATGGATCAAAATAACCCTTTGAGTGCAAAAGAAGTCATTAATTCTTATAGCAAGGAAGCTTTAGAGCAAATTTTTAAAGATTATGGAGATTTAACGCCTGTTGCTGCAATGCTTGCTCAAAAAATTATTAAAGCAAGAAGTCAAAAAGAAATTACAAGTGCAAAAGAATTAAGCCAAATTATAGGAAATGCTAAGCTAAAAGGTCGCAATATATCCTTAGTATTACTTGTATTTCAAGCTTTGCGTATAGAAGTTAATAATGAACTTGGAGAGTTAAGACAATTACTTGAGAATATAGAAAAAGCAAAATTAAAAAATTGCAAACTCGCAATTATAAGTTTTCATTCTTTAGAAGATAGAATGGTAAAAAATACTTTTAAAAAGTGGGAAAAAGATTGTATATGCGATGCAAGAGCTATGAAGTGTGAATGTGGTAATAACCATAGTCTTGGTAAAATTTTAAGTAAAAAAGCCATAAGTGCCTCCAAAGATGAAATAAGTTATAATAATAGATCAAGCTGTGCGAGAATGAGAATTTTTTATTTTAGGTAA
- a CDS encoding class II aldolase and adducin N-terminal domain-containing protein: protein MNKENVISQIQTLSSSMFKKNFFGICHGSVSAKLSQSSFVINKNNAFLNQLDEKNLSILKFKKDYSWNEASSDCEIHKSIYENIPEAKFICFAYPTYTLSMSLNHDFIAPQDYFGEIFLEEIRVYNPKNYEDWEDRSQTEIYRHMLEQKQNFVVVKGYGIFAYGRTSYELGKIVDLIENSCKIIHLAETNLS from the coding sequence ATGAACAAAGAAAATGTTATTTCCCAAATTCAAACCCTATCTTCATCAATGTTTAAAAAAAATTTCTTTGGGATATGTCATGGCTCAGTGTCAGCAAAACTTTCACAAAGTTCTTTTGTCATCAATAAAAATAATGCTTTTTTAAATCAGCTTGATGAAAAAAATTTAAGTATTTTAAAATTTAAAAAAGACTATAGCTGGAATGAAGCTAGTAGTGATTGTGAAATTCATAAAAGCATATATGAAAATATTCCTGAAGCTAAATTTATTTGTTTTGCATACCCAACTTATACTCTATCTATGAGTTTAAATCATGATTTTATAGCTCCACAAGATTATTTTGGAGAAATATTTTTAGAAGAAATTCGCGTATATAATCCTAAAAATTATGAAGACTGGGAAGATAGATCACAAACTGAAATTTATCGTCATATGCTAGAACAAAAACAAAATTTTGTAGTTGTAAAAGGATATGGGATATTTGCTTATGGTAGAACAAGCTATGAATTAGGAAAAATTGTAGATTTAATAGAAAATTCATGTAAAATCATTCATTTAGCAGAAACAAATTTATCATAA
- a CDS encoding DUF2972 domain-containing protein codes for MKLSTYINANINPNHAKKLLHALKCSTNEDFHKLILNNISSVVEWFNSDDFKPYQNHLYPPLFNPKTLELDNSQYCANLAWDCNIPLNNSNVKFIYISPHGVGAAAFLTLLNQTCNVFCPASWMLQEDAKYRYMVNFMNFMDKNIAINISEINIINIEKYLCLLDPKIPILYQVRDPISLLKHSYGRDWSKVQRTYDKNFDLNYDYTLYIKYLTPNKTHMKDDFETLLHDTFFNHYLLQKINTNNIQYIDMNELSNKKSFNTLTKLANNFNFTPPHTTTKELFNRKEFRGYIRYLLPLVFHVNQNIKLTIDRYYINTEQYNIMDKFCNNNLKYDIGIYIDKNNLDIFLNHKNYNQIVNYLSSFLNDIKQIIDLTEDTMMKEDEVLYYLKHNINARLKLKNILDIELSHIKKHRPDIVSSWAYYQNFKSMCN; via the coding sequence ATGAAATTATCAACCTATATTAATGCAAATATAAATCCAAATCATGCTAAAAAATTACTACATGCGTTAAAATGTAGCACTAATGAAGATTTTCATAAGCTAATTTTAAACAATATTTCAAGTGTTGTTGAGTGGTTTAATAGTGATGATTTTAAACCTTATCAAAATCATTTATATCCTCCTCTTTTTAATCCAAAAACCTTAGAATTAGACAATAGTCAATATTGTGCCAATCTAGCTTGGGATTGCAACATACCTTTAAATAATTCTAATGTTAAATTTATTTATATTTCTCCACATGGAGTTGGTGCAGCTGCTTTTTTAACACTCTTAAACCAAACATGTAATGTTTTTTGTCCGGCTTCTTGGATGCTTCAAGAAGACGCAAAATATAGATATATGGTAAATTTTATGAATTTTATGGATAAAAATATAGCTATAAATATCTCAGAGATAAATATAATAAATATCGAAAAATACTTGTGCTTATTAGATCCCAAAATTCCTATACTTTATCAAGTAAGAGATCCAATATCTTTATTAAAACATTCTTATGGAAGAGATTGGAGTAAAGTCCAAAGAACTTATGATAAAAATTTTGATTTAAATTATGATTATACATTATATATCAAATATCTAACACCAAATAAAACACATATGAAAGACGATTTTGAAACTTTATTGCATGATACATTTTTTAATCATTATCTACTGCAAAAAATAAATACAAACAATATACAATATATTGATATGAATGAATTATCTAATAAAAAATCATTTAACACTTTAACAAAACTAGCCAATAATTTTAACTTCACCCCCCCCCATACAACAACTAAAGAATTGTTTAATAGAAAAGAATTTAGAGGCTATATAAGATATTTATTACCTTTGGTATTTCATGTAAATCAAAATATAAAATTAACAATAGATAGGTATTATATCAACACTGAACAATATAATATAATGGATAAATTTTGCAATAATAATCTTAAATACGATATAGGAATTTATATTGATAAAAATAATTTAGATATTTTTTTAAATCATAAAAATTATAATCAAATTGTGAATTACCTATCTTCTTTTCTAAACGATATAAAACAAATCATTGATTTAACAGAAGATACCATGATGAAAGAAGATGAAGTTTTATACTATCTAAAACACAATATTAATGCTAGATTAAAATTAAAAAATATTTTAGATATAGAATTATCACATATAAAAAAACATCGTCCTGATATAGTCTCCTCATGGGCTTATTATCAAAATTTCAAAAGTATGTGTAATTGA